The Kineothrix sp. MB12-C1 genome includes a window with the following:
- a CDS encoding type II toxin-antitoxin system PemK/MazF family toxin produces MSKPKTKEDIIIHKNKSINNFSSFLDTMIETPSDLKRADLISYWLKDFQYYISQEKTFNASKIKSYKRGDVIKVNLGFNVGSEQGGLRYAIVLDKNNKHNSKTITIVPLTSQKEEKAIYERDIDLGRELYNRLKAKYDSFVDELSKERSDRNESMKRANAILTTLLDISRDTQEDAGSFKQLILQAQELIDAQSEALSLLQEKENDLKKIKLELHRMKDGSIAKIEQITTISKQRIFDPRKSADVLAGIRFSDTAMNKINEKIKELYIF; encoded by the coding sequence ATGAGTAAGCCAAAAACAAAAGAGGATATAATTATCCACAAAAACAAAAGCATCAATAATTTTTCATCCTTTTTAGATACTATGATAGAAACACCCTCAGACCTTAAGCGTGCTGATTTAATCAGTTATTGGCTTAAAGACTTTCAATATTACATCTCACAAGAGAAAACATTTAATGCTTCAAAAATTAAATCCTATAAGCGAGGGGATGTAATTAAAGTAAATCTTGGTTTCAATGTTGGAAGCGAACAAGGCGGTCTTCGTTATGCGATAGTATTAGATAAAAACAATAAGCATAACTCGAAAACTATTACAATAGTTCCTCTCACCTCTCAAAAAGAAGAAAAGGCAATATATGAAAGAGATATCGACTTAGGACGCGAATTATATAATCGATTAAAAGCAAAATATGATTCTTTCGTTGATGAATTATCAAAAGAACGTTCTGACCGTAATGAGTCGATGAAAAGAGCGAATGCGATTCTCACTACATTATTAGACATTTCTCGCGATACACAGGAGGATGCCGGCTCATTTAAACAGCTTATTTTACAAGCACAAGAATTAATAGATGCACAGAGTGAAGCTTTAAGTTTGCTCCAAGAAAAAGAGAACGATTTGAAAAAAATTAAATTAGAACTTCACAGAATGAAAGACGGCAGTATTGCAAAAATTGAGCAAATAACTACTATTAGTAAACAACGCATATTTGACCCTCGAAAAAGTGCTGATGTTCTTGCCGGAATACGTTTTTCTGATACTGCAATGAACAAAATCAACGAAAAAATTAAAGAATTATACATATTTTGA
- a CDS encoding zinc ribbon domain-containing protein — protein sequence MALINCPECENKVSDQAASCPHCGFALNNSNTEHEDTDINARKCPKCNSKNINYQREQNTSIGGGIHKINRTSGHGCLYWLLFGWWVWIFKLMWEMLKFLCTCGLSLFFRKKSTKAADGHTISASKSFNRTMAVCQSCGHSWKV from the coding sequence ATGGCTTTAATTAATTGTCCTGAATGTGAAAATAAAGTATCTGATCAAGCTGCTTCATGTCCACATTGTGGATTTGCTCTTAACAATAGTAATACTGAACATGAAGACACCGATATCAATGCTAGGAAATGTCCCAAATGTAATAGCAAGAATATCAATTATCAAAGGGAACAAAATACCAGTATTGGTGGTGGTATACATAAAATAAACAGGACATCCGGTCATGGATGCTTGTACTGGCTATTATTCGGATGGTGGGTATGGATTTTTAAACTAATGTGGGAAATGTTAAAGTTTTTGTGTACATGTGGATTATCACTATTTTTTAGAAAGAAAAGCACTAAGGCTGCGGATGGACACACTATTTCCGCAAGTAAGAGCTTTAATAGAACAATGGCAGTATGCCAAAGTTGTGGACATAGCTGGAAAGTATAA
- a CDS encoding ImmA/IrrE family metallo-endopeptidase — MAHELGHAVLHRKNNCYFIRNKTLLLNSKVEKEANLFAAELLIPNEIIFENYNYTVSQFSKILGYDEQLVELRLETYQQI; from the coding sequence ATGGCTCATGAACTAGGACACGCCGTATTGCATCGTAAGAACAATTGTTACTTTATTAGAAATAAAACATTGCTGTTGAATTCGAAAGTTGAAAAAGAAGCTAATTTATTCGCTGCAGAATTACTTATTCCGAATGAGATTATTTTTGAAAACTATAATTACACGGTTTCCCAGTTTTCAAAAATATTAGGATACGATGAACAATTGGTGGAACTAAGACTGGAAACGTACCAGCAAATTTAA
- a CDS encoding helix-turn-helix domain-containing protein: MYEIYCKLRDDLGVKDADVVRATGITKSTFSDWKSGRSNPKPEKLQKIADFFGKPIGYLMTGKEETQILTPHDERDIAKDVDNIIRKLSDSEDGPALYDGSPLSDESMELFKDELEIALRRLKLINKEKYNPNKNKK; the protein is encoded by the coding sequence ATGTATGAAATTTATTGCAAGTTAAGGGATGATTTAGGCGTAAAAGATGCTGATGTGGTACGTGCTACAGGAATTACGAAATCTACTTTTTCCGATTGGAAAAGCGGACGCAGCAACCCCAAACCAGAAAAACTGCAAAAGATAGCTGATTTTTTTGGTAAACCAATTGGATATTTAATGACTGGGAAAGAAGAAACTCAAATTTTAACGCCACATGATGAGCGAGATATAGCAAAAGATGTTGACAATATCATTCGAAAGCTATCCGATTCCGAAGATGGACCTGCTCTCTATGATGGAAGTCCTTTGTCAGATGAATCGATGGAGCTTTTCAAAGACGAATTAGAAATTGCCTTACGCAGATTAAAATTGATTAACAAGGAAAAATACAACCCAAACAAGAATAAAAAGTAG
- a CDS encoding helix-turn-helix domain-containing protein, whose product MYEKYVKLRDERGFTDYGVAIGSDVTKSTFTDWKNGRSEPKLDKLIKIANFLGVTIDYFLETTAEQNKKGGE is encoded by the coding sequence ATGTATGAAAAATACGTAAAATTACGGGATGAAAGAGGTTTTACTGATTATGGTGTAGCAATTGGGTCTGACGTCACTAAATCTACGTTTACAGATTGGAAAAATGGGCGGAGTGAACCAAAGCTTGACAAGCTTATAAAAATAGCCAATTTTCTCGGTGTGACAATCGATTACTTTTTAGAAACTACAGCGGAACAGAATAAGAAAGGTGGTGAGTAA
- a CDS encoding PD-(D/E)XK nuclease-like domain-containing protein: protein MKLTAENYFSKEADREYLSVSQYKRFVGCLGRVGCEAKAMAELSNEWMDGKSTALMVGSYVDAHFEGTLDLFRAQNPDIFTQKGTLKAEYRRAEEVINRIERDEYFMAHMAGEKQIIMSGELFGAKWKIKMDSYFPDTLIVDLKTMKSLGERFYSADFGYMDFIRNWGYDIQGAIYQKVVEINTGKKLPFKIAAVSKEEFPDIDIIQVEQSLMDAALSEVEKNVPSILAVKEGEYAPVRCERRDCNYCKHTKVLTHSIWSDELMVNI, encoded by the coding sequence ATGAAATTAACTGCGGAAAATTATTTTTCGAAGGAAGCGGATAGGGAATACCTTTCCGTTTCCCAATATAAAAGGTTTGTTGGTTGCCTAGGAAGAGTAGGGTGCGAAGCAAAGGCGATGGCAGAGTTAAGCAATGAATGGATGGATGGTAAGAGTACAGCTCTTATGGTTGGCTCCTATGTAGATGCTCATTTCGAGGGGACTCTTGATTTATTCCGTGCACAAAATCCAGATATTTTTACACAGAAAGGAACTTTGAAAGCTGAATATAGACGGGCAGAGGAGGTAATAAACCGAATTGAACGTGATGAATATTTTATGGCACATATGGCAGGAGAAAAACAAATTATTATGAGCGGTGAGTTGTTTGGAGCAAAATGGAAGATAAAAATGGATTCCTATTTTCCAGATACATTGATTGTTGATTTAAAGACGATGAAGTCTTTGGGTGAGCGCTTTTACTCTGCAGATTTTGGATATATGGATTTTATCCGCAATTGGGGTTACGACATACAGGGTGCAATATACCAGAAAGTTGTTGAAATCAATACCGGAAAGAAACTCCCTTTCAAAATTGCTGCTGTCTCTAAAGAAGAGTTTCCTGATATTGATATTATACAGGTTGAACAGTCGCTTATGGATGCTGCACTTTCAGAGGTAGAAAAAAATGTTCCATCTATTTTAGCAGTTAAAGAGGGTGAATATGCCCCGGTACGATGTGAAAGACGAGATTGTAACTATTGCAAACATACAAAGGTGCTAACACATTCTATCTGGTCGGATGAACTGATGGTGAACATATGA
- a CDS encoding beta-sandwich lipoprotein has product MKKIILLVLLMAVMTMVLTGCETEAQRVSYNLSQEADNFNVVRQLTVINCIEGDVLFQMTGKMSITADTADNQLEIIVEDENKNYKKHFVGLSDNVTYIVEDLDINDVSQYKYTLNFNPKMWIPVEIGTID; this is encoded by the coding sequence ATGAAAAAAATTATATTACTTGTTTTATTAATGGCAGTTATGACGATGGTATTAACCGGGTGCGAAACGGAAGCTCAAAGAGTTTCCTACAATCTATCGCAGGAGGCGGATAATTTCAACGTGGTACGGCAGCTCACTGTTATTAATTGCATCGAGGGAGATGTTTTATTCCAAATGACGGGGAAAATGTCCATAACAGCAGATACCGCAGATAATCAGCTTGAAATCATCGTGGAAGATGAAAACAAGAATTATAAAAAGCATTTTGTTGGACTAAGTGATAACGTGACGTACATCGTAGAGGATTTGGATATCAACGACGTTTCGCAATATAAATACACGCTGAATTTCAATCCTAAAATGTGGATTCCGGTTGAAATAGGGACTATCGATTAA
- a CDS encoding transposase — protein MSQYVEQSACWLFLFYKGGVNVAIGKYHKWLEPDNLILLEAWARDGLTDEQIASNMGITAKTLYEWKKKYSEICESLKRGKEVVDIQVENALLKRALGYEYTETATTVSEKDGKKVTVTVKQVVPDTTAQIFWLKNRRPDQWRDKREFGGKVEFESDGFLEALKGQAAETFKNIEGVIDE, from the coding sequence ATGAGCCAATATGTAGAGCAATCTGCATGCTGGCTCTTTTTATTTTATAAAGGTGGTGTAAATGTGGCGATAGGTAAGTATCATAAGTGGCTTGAGCCGGACAATTTAATATTGTTGGAAGCATGGGCCAGGGATGGTCTTACTGATGAGCAGATAGCTTCCAATATGGGAATTACAGCTAAGACCTTATATGAATGGAAAAAGAAATACAGTGAGATATGTGAGTCCTTAAAAAGGGGCAAGGAAGTAGTTGATATACAGGTGGAAAATGCTCTGCTAAAAAGAGCGCTGGGGTATGAGTATACCGAAACTGCAACAACAGTTAGTGAAAAAGACGGTAAGAAGGTGACAGTTACAGTAAAGCAAGTAGTACCTGACACTACAGCGCAAATATTTTGGTTGAAGAATCGCAGGCCCGATCAGTGGAGAGATAAAAGAGAATTTGGAGGAAAGGTAGAATTTGAATCAGACGGATTCCTTGAAGCATTGAAAGGACAGGCAGCCGAAACCTTCAAAAATATAGAAGGTGTAATAGATGAGTAA